In the Arachis ipaensis cultivar K30076 chromosome B10, Araip1.1, whole genome shotgun sequence genome, one interval contains:
- the LOC107621481 gene encoding 3-ketoacyl-CoA synthase 7 → MPPPVHEIPPNCSLRNGVAEMEMVLFEIVKDLLSKHNVHPKSIDILVSNCSLFCPTPSIPSMIINRFGLRSNIKSFNLSGMGCSAGILSISLVKDLLRVHKNSLALVLTTEAIAPNGYQGKSKSKIMTNVLFRMGGAAILISNRKQDKKIAKYELQHLVRTHLGSDEKAYKSVYQDPDKDGVVGVSLSRELLRVAASALRTNMRELGPLVLPYSELLRYVWSAIQTKLLPSGDQKKIYLPNFRKAFEHFCIHAGGKSVIDAIEESLKLQKEDGEASRMALYRFGNTSSSSVWYELCYLEAKGKVKKGDRVWQIGFGSGFKCNSAAWKCIANIDPNERNAWSGIIHSYPIEIPVFDC, encoded by the coding sequence ATGCCACCACCAGTTCATGAAATCCCACCAAATTGTTCTTTGAGGAATGGAGTTGCAGAAATGGAAATGGTTCTTTTCGAAATTGTTAAAGACCTTTTGTCCAAGCACAACGTTCATCCCAAAAGCATTGACATCCTTGTCTCAAATTGCAGCTTGTTCTGTCCCACACCCTCAATTCCATCCATGATCATTAACAGATTTGGACTCAGAAGCAACATAAAGAGTTTCAACCTCAGCGGAATGGGCTGCAGCGCCGGAATATTGTCGATAAGCTTGGTGAAAGATCTTCTCAGAGTTCATAAGAACTCATTGGCTTTGGTTCTAACCACGGAGGCTATAGCTCCGAATGGATACCAAGGGAAATCGAAGTCCAAGATCATGACGAACGTGTTGTTCCGAATGGGGGGAGCAGCAATCTTGATTTCTAACAGAAAACAGGACAAGAAAATTGCCAAGTATGAACTTCAACATCTTGTGAGAACCCATTTAGGATCAGACGAAAAAGCATACAAATCTGTGTACCAGGATCCTGATAAAGATGGTGTCGTTGGTGTTTCCTTGTCACGTGAGCTTCTTCGTGTTGCTGCGTCGGCTTTGAGGACCAACATGAGAGAGCTAGGCCCTCTTGTCCTACCATATTCTGAGCTGCTTCGCTACGTATGGTCAGCAATTCAAACAAAACTCTTGCCATCAGGGGACCAGAAAAAAATCTATCTACCGAATTTCAGGAAGGCGTTCGagcatttttgcattcatgcaGGGGGAAAATCGGTTATTGACGCCATAGAAGAGAGTTTGAAGCTGCAGAAGGAAGACGGAGAAGCATCTAGGATGGCATTGTATAGATTCGGCAACACTTCATCTTCTTCTGTATGGTATGAACTGTGCTATTTGGaggcaaaaggaaaagtaaagaaAGGAGATAGGGTTTGGCAAATTGGATTTGGAAGTGGATTCAAGTGTAACAGTGCAGCATGGAAATGCATTGCTAACATTGATCCAAATGAAAGGAATGCATGGTCTGGTATAATCCATTCATATCCAATTGAGATACCTGTGTTTGATTGTTGA